The Halichondria panicea chromosome 10, odHalPani1.1, whole genome shotgun sequence region TGGACTGGTGAAAGTAAGTGCATGGTAGAGTTCTATAGGTATACTAATCGATTAGAGTTTTATTATGATTTAGAACAATCTAATAAAACACATGAATGCTTTGAAAAATAAGTCAATCAATCCCAACTAGTTGTGAGCACTATCCATACTGTCATAACTGACGTCTGTTGTTACAAAAATTGTGCAGGTAATGACTTATCAGAGAGAGGAATGTAAAAAACCTTCCGTATCCGGTGAGAACAGCACTGACACCCAGTTCCAGGCCCCTCCCCCGCCTTCGGGGAAAAACGAGTTTGTGTCCACCGACTACTACGGAGCAGGCTCAGTGATTGGAGAATTTGCTCTCCTAGAGCACAGGGCTAGCAATGAGACGGTGGAGTGCGACACAGACGTGCAGGCCTTCCGTATCAATGTTGAGGACATGGAGGGTATTCTAGCAACGTTCCCTCATCTGGAGGAGCAGCTGTGGAGAGTCAATGGCATTCGCACTGCCACCGAGTTGCTGGctaaactaccagagtaccaGGTGACTGCTCACTGACTGCATGCTTGATTTATAGGCCTAAGATAGGTGGTTATagtaccacacccactgacccAGCATGGGCAAGATCCCTGGTCTATTGTTTGCGCGGGCTGCagacacttacatgtacagcacgATCTGATGTGtttttatatatacatacatgtagcagtgcTTGAATAGTATTTTTAGCTGTTGATCAGGTGAGATGGGATTATGCTGCTCTGTGTAACGTGTTTACATTTTGGAATGGAttacaaattaattaattgaaaCCACCTGAGGCAACTTTGAATACCTAAAAGTACGTAGTTAATTGAGAAGTGTTGGAGTGCCTCACTTCCTTGATTCCACAGCGGCATAGATCATTGTACTCCATAATTACATGTCGGTAAACAGTCTATTGTAGACGTACACGTAACTATAGCAACGGAGTTTGTTGCAATGTTGTTCCACTATTTTTAGCCAGACAAcgataccatatagcgggcaAAAATATGTCATTTTCGTACAGCTCAAGATAGTGATAGTGACATTGAATCTGttgcagtagaataattaattttcacatgatgctctacaatacgaaatctccgaaaatttccaccatacgaaaataacccgctatacggtacttctAAAAAGGAAGTAGTACGCGTACATTGTGTTAattggctacatgtacattcactCACCCATGCATACATTTGCTAATTAATACTTGTTTCCCCAGGACTGGCCTGCCAACAAGCTCTTGCTGCTGTGTGAGGATGCCTACATTGAGGCCCACCCTGATGAGCCTAACCCCACTTTTGCCAACTCTGATGTGTACAGGGAGGTGGTGTTGGTGAGTGGGGAGGTCCGCTGTCTCAACACCAGGGAGAGGCTGGTGGCTCCTGTCGTCATACCAAGGAATATGAGGTGAGTCGATAGAGCTGAGCATACAGTCACTTTAAAGCCTTTTTACACAATCATGTGTATGTCAACTGGTTTCCTAGGTAACTGCTTGTAGAAATCAGGTTTTTGTTGTTCACATTTGACTTGACCTCTTGcacctacccccccccccccccggcaGATACCTGCTACTGATCAGTGACCAGCCTCAGCTGCTGGTAATCCCTAAAATACAGCGAGAGATGCGGAAAGGCTCTATTGAACCAGACAATGTACCCGTCTACCGGAGGAAAAAGAGTTTCTCTCAGAAGATTAGGTTTGGACTGGCTAAAGTGGTACGGAAGGTGAGTATAGGGGATTCCCCTGTATCGTGTGATAtgctcattataattattgagctaTAAATTACTGAtacagctattataataatctCCTAAATTATAGGAAATTTGCGTATAGTGTAGGCCCTGTGAGAAACTTTCTGTTACTATTACAGCATGCATAAGATGATCTCATGCAACGTGCTCGTTCCTCCACTGCAGGTGCGTGAGGTCCTACGTAACGCATGGAATGTTATCTTCAAGAGGCTTCGTCTCAATAGGATTATGCCGAAAGATAGTATGAGCAGCACAAACGTCTCTGAGCACAACACCTCTACACACAGTGTCCTGGACTTGGAGGAATCCGTACAAAACAATGCCACGCCCACTATTCCCACCAGTGCCCCGCCCATTATGAACAGACGTATCCAATCCATTATCGACAGAAGTGTCCCGCCCACTAGTCCCAGCAGTGCCCCGCCCACTAGTCCCAGCAGTGCCCCGCCCACCCGACGACTTTGACCTTTGCACTGACTCTCAATCACAATCAGTCAGCGTCATGAAAGGcagcaacaataataattatctatagcTAATTTTGGATAAACTCGTTcttatttttaattttgaaTCTCATGctgtctataattaattattgataaAAATGTTGTAAATGAACTTTTAATTCTCAGAACACTGTTAATAATTAAATCGCATGAATAAGGAATAAAAACACAAAACGACTTTGTTATAAAAGTATTCAgctataacaataataattattcagttgTCATTGTTTGGTGGGTCAGAGTTATTGCTGTCCATGCTGTACAGTCTGACGGGTATAGGAGGAGGGGAATCCCCTCCACTCCCCTCATCAGCTGGCTTGTCCTCAGTCTCGGGTGGTGCAACTGGCGACTTCTTCTTCACTTTGCTGTACGGTTTCGTAGGCTTTTTTTCTTCATTCGAAGTCTCCCCACTTCCTTTCATTTCTGCCGAGTCTGTAGTGTCTTCACCGTTTAATCCACGGTGGTCTTGTGCAGTGACCTTCGGTGATGCTTCTCGACTCAGGTGATGCTGCTCGTAGCATGGACTGATGAGCTCTGTAAATTCGGGCAATGTGTCTATGTTTCGATGGGgtagtgggggtgtggctatagCTCCGGTTAGTTTACCAATTGCCTTGAGTAGATTATCCTGAGAATTGTACAGAGGGTTATCAGTCAATTCATCATCTTGAATTTGGATATCGTCTTGTAGTCTAGGTGCCGGTACAAGCCCTGTAGCTACCATCGGTACCCTAGCCACTTCTTGAGTTTGAAGTGGGATCTGCTGTTGAACAACTGTCGCAGGGTTACTTCTGTCTAGTGTGGCATACTCATTGTCTAGCGGGAGAGCTCGAACATGTCCCGATGTTACAGGGAAGGCAACATCGTACGTTGGCATGTCTTCTTCGGCTAGAGTGCTAAAACCTTGCGAGGATGGACGGGCAGTTTCCACCAGCCCAGGTCGAGTGTTATCGAGGCCACTGTGTAATCTCTGGTACgtctgtgtggggggtggttcAGGGGAGGCGTGTATCACATGAACCGTGTGAGAATAAGGGTCCTCGCTAGACACGGGGGAAAGTGATCGTCTCGGGTTAGAGGGGGACTCGGGGTCGTAAGTATCGTTGAGCCATCTCTTAACTCCAGTGTGTGTTTTGACCCTGCGTAGGCCAGAGCTGGGGTCAGGCGTTGGTAGAGGTGCCCTAACAGAGCCTGCTTTCTTTATTGGGTGTAGTTTCGTGGGCCGTAGTGGAGGTTGTTCTTCGTCTGACGAGCTTGTTGACACGGGGGGTGTGATTGAGTGACGATTCGGGAGGGGTGGGCGTGTATCTCCTTCCTTTACTTTCGCTGTTCCTTCCTTTACTTTTGCTATTGCTTTCTCTAAATTTCGGTAGATGTTCTCATTGTTATCGGTGAAAAATTCATATATTCCCTCTCCTCTCGGTGATCTGCGTCCAGCCTCAAAACCAAACACTCGATCTTTACACCAATAGCCCCGGAGGCAGTCGTAaggccacacccccaacaCTTGTCTCCGTGGAAACGTTGCACATATGATCTCGCTGCCAGCTGTGAGTGCCAGTAGACAAGTGTTTTGTGCTTGCATCAAATTCGTTGACTCAGATTGCTTCACATTCACTTCGTACTCGAAACAACCTAGGAATGAGAAAACAGAGTTAACTATGGTAGTGATGACAAAAGTGTATCATACGCATACGTACGTATAAAGGTCTCCTTAGCCTGTGAACACCAACCATCAATTATACTCTAGCGTAAAAATCTTTCTATACTTTCACTACGCATTGCAGTTTTCAAGACTAAGATTTCTCACATTCTATAGTGTAGAATGTCTTGCATACAACATGCTGGGAAAATTACACGATATACAATGCAGATAGCATATACAGGGAATAAACATTTACTGAAAACAACTAACAACTTAATGAATTACCCAACAAACACTATTGCACACCTTTTGTTGGGTTTCCTAGTATTTGAGAGAGCTGTATGTGATGATGCCACGCATTCATGGAAGCAAAATCAGCCGCTGAAAGGAAATATGTCTGTCCAGATGCGATCAACTTAAGGGGGAACTTGTAGCTGCACTCGTGAGCAAGAGAGAGTTTAAAAGATGGGAAGAGAGGGACAACGCCAATCGTATCCTGTTTCTGCCACCTCTTTTTCTTGTCTTTGTAGTATTCGAGCATGGCTGTGTTGGTGTCCTTGTGTAGCTTGAGAACAAAGAGGCGCTGGGTCCAGTCCCTGCTGCTCTTCGAGGGGTTGCGGCACATTGACAAAACTCcctagaggggggggggggggtaaatatGATCAGTACAAAGTATAATATTCAGATGTGCCTAGAATTGTTGATAGTGGGCGCTATTTATAATCAATAAATTTGCAGCCCTGAGAGGTGGTGATGTCACTAATGAAGGCGTATGAATATAATTTCTGCATAATGTACTACACAATATAGTTTTCCTAATCATTGTATTGCTTAGACATGTGAGTTGAACTAatgcggggggggggggaggattTGCAACTGAAGGCTGAATTGTAATACAAGCAAACAACGCAAACAATCTCTTATTAGATAACACATATGCACAAAAATAAACGTTAGCATGTTATGAAAACACTAAGTATTGTAGAGACTAATAAAATAAAAGAATGTTTCCTACTCGTTCCTTTGTGTTTTTCATAAGAGAAAGTTGTCAACAATCGAATATCAATTAACAAAACAACAACGTAAATCACCATGTATCAAAGACAAGTGCTAGTTGGGGATTATTAGTTGAGGAATTTGCAACCATATACATTTGAAAGGTGTATGTATTCTACAAGCTTCTCTTACCTCATAGAGCACTTCCACGTTTGCCATAGCCAATGAAACCTGTTAATGACAGTGATGTCACAATCCTGCAGTGTAGGAGCTGCAGAAAGTAAGGAGTGTGTACattaaaatataattataatcctaAATTACATTCTATAGTAATTGAATATTAATTACATTTGCCAAGAAATGCACACGAACCAAATATTAAAAAGGTAATTATGGGCAAAATGTCAAAGTGGCAAGAATTAATGTGTAAGACAGGAGTTACGAACTACCATATTTTATAGTACGATATTTATACAGTTGCACAGATATTTTGATTTCCATAGAATTATTGAGTCTCAGCCTCTTAACCATTAGGTAGATACTATCTCTATATACTCTCATGGGTAAACTCACACTACTATGTCCTGTAGAGCTGTATCTATCAAGAGAGATGCCTTGCAAGATGTCCAACCTGGATATAGCCACAATGACCTTTGCCCTCTCAAAACAAACAGTTGACGACCAATACCGGATGAATaaacgatctttacctaatgGACATGTGGTTTTAATAAGGTTGTAACGTCAAGCTAGTGAACGATGGGATTGAGTGAGGACGTCAGCTACATCACCCTATGCAAGCCCTTGCCGCTGGTGCTTCACGGCTATGTGTGGCCTTTTGCTCTGGTGTATGTCTCCTTGGTTTCAGTGTGGATAGGAGGGGTGTACGGACTGGATGAGTCTCCTGAAGTGTTCTACCTCTGTCTGGCTGCCGTAGCTGCAGT contains the following coding sequences:
- the LOC135342275 gene encoding uncharacterized protein LOC135342275, producing the protein MANVEVLYEGVLSMCRNPSKSSRDWTQRLFVLKLHKDTNTAMLEYYKDKKKRWQKQDTIGVVPLFPSFKLSLAHECSYKFPLKLIASGQTYFLSAADFASMNAWHHHIQLSQILGNPTKGCFEYEVNVKQSESTNLMQAQNTCLLALTAGSEIICATFPRRQVLGVWPYDCLRGYWCKDRVFGFEAGRRSPRGEGIYEFFTDNNENIYRNLEKAIAKVKEGTAKVKEGDTRPPLPNRHSITPPVSTSSSDEEQPPLRPTKLHPIKKAGSVRAPLPTPDPSSGLRRVKTHTGVKRWLNDTYDPESPSNPRRSLSPVSSEDPYSHTVHVIHASPEPPPTQTYQRLHSGLDNTRPGLVETARPSSQGFSTLAEEDMPTYDVAFPVTSGHVRALPLDNEYATLDRSNPATVVQQQIPLQTQEVARVPMVATGLVPAPRLQDDIQIQDDELTDNPLYNSQDNLLKAIGKLTGAIATPPLPHRNIDTLPEFTELISPCYEQHHLSREASPKVTAQDHRGLNGEDTTDSAEMKGSGETSNEEKKPTKPYSKVKKKSPVAPPETEDKPADEGSGGDSPPPIPVRLYSMDSNNSDPPNNDN